The following proteins are encoded in a genomic region of Ornithinibacillus sp. 4-3:
- a CDS encoding M20 family metallopeptidase produces the protein MDNEVKINEKRKIEEAVDLIEKDLRDIAMKIHANPELGFEEYKAVEWLTGYLKEQGFTIEKNVANLETAFIGTWEGEPGGPTIGILAEYDALPGIGHACGHNIIGTSAVGAAVALKNAYPYLKGKIKVIGTPAEEGGGGKIYMCDDGVFNDLDAAMMTHPKDRTMVLRGGLACIRAVFKFYGKESHAASAPENGISALDAMINSFVAINGLREYFTDDVRVHGIITNGGEAPNVVPGYSEASFIIRASTRKNLIGVKEKVYNAVKGSSLAVGATCEIEEGLLYAERNNNVTLAHLYQRNLELQGITVYDPPKQGGVGSSDIGNVGQIVPTIHPYIRIGDAGTHTLEFTEATKSEGGMQGLTQAAKAMAMTTYDLCTDTEALEQMKEEFSLWKTNN, from the coding sequence ATGGACAATGAAGTGAAAATAAATGAAAAGCGAAAAATAGAAGAAGCAGTTGATCTTATAGAAAAAGATTTACGAGATATAGCTATGAAAATCCACGCAAATCCAGAGTTGGGATTTGAAGAATATAAGGCGGTTGAATGGCTAACAGGTTACTTGAAGGAACAGGGATTTACTATTGAAAAGAATGTAGCAAATCTAGAGACGGCATTTATTGGCACTTGGGAAGGGGAGCCTGGTGGTCCAACAATTGGAATCCTTGCAGAATATGATGCATTACCAGGAATTGGTCATGCATGTGGCCATAACATTATTGGTACATCTGCTGTTGGAGCAGCTGTGGCTTTAAAAAACGCTTACCCTTATTTGAAAGGTAAGATAAAAGTAATTGGTACTCCTGCTGAGGAAGGGGGAGGTGGAAAGATATATATGTGTGATGATGGCGTATTTAATGATTTAGATGCAGCGATGATGACACATCCAAAAGATAGAACAATGGTTTTAAGGGGTGGGCTTGCATGTATTCGTGCTGTATTTAAATTTTATGGTAAAGAATCACATGCAGCATCAGCACCAGAAAATGGTATTAGTGCATTAGATGCAATGATAAATAGTTTTGTTGCAATTAATGGCTTAAGGGAATATTTTACCGATGATGTTAGGGTTCATGGGATTATTACAAATGGAGGAGAGGCACCGAATGTAGTGCCGGGTTATAGTGAAGCTAGCTTTATTATTAGAGCCAGTACTAGGAAGAATTTAATTGGGGTAAAAGAAAAAGTATACAATGCAGTGAAAGGATCGAGCTTAGCTGTAGGGGCAACCTGTGAAATAGAAGAAGGCTTATTGTATGCAGAAAGAAATAATAATGTTACTTTAGCACATCTATATCAGAGAAACTTGGAATTACAAGGAATCACCGTTTATGACCCACCAAAGCAAGGAGGAGTTGGTTCGTCAGATATTGGAAATGTAGGACAAATCGTACCAACAATACATCCTTATATTAGAATTGGTGATGCAGGTACACATACATTGGAATTTACGGAAGCAACTAAATCAGAAGGTGGAATGCAAGGATTGACACAAGCGGCAAAAGCTATGGCAATGACCACCTATGACTTATGTACAGATACAGAAGCTTTAGAACAGATGAAAGAGGAATTTTCTCTTTGGAAAACCAATAATTAG
- a CDS encoding LysR family transcriptional regulator, which produces MTEKDWELLIALFEEKTITKAAEKMYISQPALTYRMKQIEQKFNTQIIHRGSKGVIFTSQGEYLVQHAKKTLKELELAKNHINNMKSTVEGVLKIGVSSTFALHKFPTLLKGFITKYPNAEIKLITGWSTGILKSLQSEDIHVAIIRGKHGWHDHSVLLDTEALSIASKTPINLEELPYMNFIHYDTDPYLQSTYRDWWKQTFATPPKITMNVDGIETCIKLIKMELGFSILPSICLTNNEELRQMDLEINNQKLIRETHLLYRSELENLKIVEAFIQFVKDYYHSDLEDHK; this is translated from the coding sequence ATGACAGAAAAAGATTGGGAATTGCTAATTGCGCTTTTTGAAGAAAAAACGATAACAAAAGCGGCAGAGAAAATGTATATTTCACAGCCTGCATTAACATATAGAATGAAACAAATAGAACAAAAATTTAATACTCAAATTATTCATAGAGGTAGTAAAGGAGTAATCTTTACTTCACAAGGTGAATATTTAGTTCAACATGCAAAGAAAACATTAAAAGAATTGGAATTAGCTAAAAATCATATAAATAACATGAAAAGCACTGTAGAAGGCGTACTAAAAATAGGAGTTTCCAGCACATTTGCCTTACACAAATTTCCTACTTTATTAAAAGGGTTTATCACAAAGTACCCAAATGCTGAAATTAAATTAATAACAGGATGGAGCACTGGAATTTTAAAATCCCTACAAAGTGAAGATATTCATGTTGCTATTATTAGAGGTAAGCATGGCTGGCACGATCACTCTGTATTATTAGATACGGAGGCGTTATCAATTGCATCAAAAACACCGATTAACCTTGAAGAATTACCATATATGAATTTTATTCACTACGACACAGACCCTTATCTTCAAAGTACTTATAGGGATTGGTGGAAGCAAACCTTTGCCACACCACCTAAAATTACAATGAATGTAGATGGAATTGAAACATGTATCAAATTAATTAAAATGGAATTAGGATTTTCTATCCTGCCAAGTATTTGTTTAACAAACAACGAAGAGCTACGACAAATGGATTTGGAAATCAATAACCAAAAACTGATTAGAGAAACGCATCTATTATATCGAAGTGAACTGGAAAATTTAAAAATAGTAGAAGCCTTCATCCAGTTTGTTAAAGATTATTATCATAGCGATTTGGAGGATCATAAATAA
- a CDS encoding M20 family metallopeptidase, with product MAVTVEKEKIIQAVDSRDKELRELALKIHANPELAFKEFKAAEWLTAYLEKEGFEIERGVADLETAFIATWEGEPGGPTIGILAEYDALPGLGHACGHNIIGTSAVGAAIALKDAFPNLKGKIKVIGTPAEEDGGGKILMCDKGIFDDLDAAMMTHPKEKTIVLRGGLACIGATFKFHGKAAHAASAPENGISALDAMLNSFAAINSLREYFTDDVRVHGIITNGGDAPNVVPAYCEAEFIIRAKTSKTLVAVKEKVYNAVKGSSMAVGATCEIEEGLLYAERNNNLALAAIHTENLEAMGVEVFEAQKQGGVGSSDFGNVGQIVPAIHPYIHVGDARTHTPEFTEATKSEAGMIGLNNAAKSMAMTTYDLCTDESALKRVKNEFVEWKKSQ from the coding sequence ATGGCTGTAACAGTAGAAAAAGAGAAAATTATTCAAGCAGTAGATAGCAGAGATAAAGAATTGAGAGAATTGGCTTTGAAAATCCATGCAAATCCGGAGTTAGCTTTTAAAGAGTTTAAGGCAGCAGAGTGGTTGACAGCGTATTTGGAGAAGGAAGGATTTGAAATTGAACGTGGTGTTGCTGATTTAGAAACAGCTTTTATTGCGACTTGGGAAGGGGAGCCAGGAGGGCCAACAATCGGGATTTTAGCAGAATATGATGCATTACCAGGCTTAGGACATGCTTGTGGACATAATATTATTGGAACATCAGCTGTTGGTGCAGCTATTGCTTTAAAAGATGCCTTTCCAAACTTAAAAGGGAAGATTAAAGTAATTGGTACACCAGCAGAAGAAGATGGTGGCGGGAAAATTTTAATGTGTGATAAAGGTATATTTGATGACCTTGATGCAGCAATGATGACACATCCTAAAGAGAAAACAATTGTATTGCGTGGTGGTCTTGCCTGCATTGGCGCGACATTTAAATTTCATGGAAAAGCTGCACATGCAGCATCAGCTCCAGAAAATGGGATTAGTGCATTAGATGCAATGCTTAATAGTTTTGCGGCAATTAATAGTTTAAGAGAATATTTTACAGATGATGTAAGAGTTCATGGGATTATTACAAATGGTGGAGATGCGCCAAATGTTGTGCCTGCCTATTGTGAAGCAGAATTTATTATACGTGCAAAAACAAGTAAGACATTAGTTGCAGTGAAGGAAAAGGTATATAACGCAGTCAAAGGATCAAGCATGGCTGTTGGAGCTACCTGTGAAATCGAAGAAGGTTTATTGTATGCAGAACGTAATAATAACTTAGCTCTTGCAGCAATTCATACAGAGAATTTAGAGGCAATGGGTGTAGAAGTATTTGAAGCACAGAAACAAGGTGGAGTAGGTTCATCAGACTTTGGAAATGTAGGACAAATTGTGCCAGCAATCCACCCATATATTCATGTTGGTGATGCTAGAACACATACTCCAGAATTTACAGAAGCAACGAAATCTGAAGCAGGTATGATTGGATTAAATAATGCGGCTAAGTCCATGGCAATGACTACATATGACTTATGTACAGACGAATCCGCATTAAAACGTGTGAAAAACGAATTTGTGGAGTGGAAGAAAAGTCAGTAA
- a CDS encoding amidohydrolase, whose translation MTTNTADLVRDYLKENFDKFAQVSTYIFNHPEIRFTENASAEHLAQACEKEGFSVERAVAGVDTAFVATAGSGSPVIGFLGEYDALSGLGQVPHQTTIQPDGNDSGHGCGHNLLGTGAFAAACAMKQYLEENSLPGTVKFFGCPAEEGGSGKTFMVRDGIFDDVDVALTWHPGSTNSIMDTSSLACLQAIFRFEGISSHAAASPHLGRSALDAVELMSSGVNYLREHVIPEARMHYAILNAGGISPNVVQPVAEVVHLIRAPIIKQADDIFKRVVKIAEGAALMTETKMEMIFDEGCSNYIPNRALEKILYNSLLDSSVEEPTEEENQFAKQIWESLSEVEQNSYLEKAKSAENASDYEGKYLADFVSPYHPKDDVMPGSTDVSDVSWVVPTAQLRAATSALGTPGHSWQMTSQGISSFAHKGMLRAAEAMAKTAIHLLHHEDDLEAVKREFEEFKAKNPYICPIPKDAKPLMIHERA comes from the coding sequence ATGACGACGAACACAGCTGACTTAGTAAGGGATTATTTAAAAGAGAATTTTGATAAATTTGCACAAGTAAGTACTTATATTTTTAATCATCCAGAAATTCGTTTTACGGAAAACGCTTCTGCAGAGCATCTAGCTCAGGCGTGTGAGAAGGAAGGTTTTTCTGTAGAACGAGCAGTTGCAGGAGTTGACACAGCATTTGTAGCTACTGCTGGAAGTGGATCACCTGTTATTGGCTTTCTAGGAGAATATGATGCACTTTCTGGATTAGGGCAAGTGCCACATCAAACTACTATACAGCCAGATGGAAATGATTCAGGCCATGGCTGTGGACATAATTTACTTGGAACTGGCGCATTTGCAGCAGCATGTGCGATGAAGCAATATTTAGAAGAAAACAGTCTTCCTGGAACAGTAAAATTCTTTGGTTGTCCTGCTGAAGAAGGCGGATCTGGTAAAACTTTTATGGTAAGAGATGGTATCTTTGATGATGTAGATGTTGCTTTAACTTGGCATCCCGGTTCTACAAACTCTATTATGGACACTTCTTCTCTCGCTTGTCTTCAGGCTATCTTTAGATTTGAAGGCATTTCATCTCACGCAGCAGCGTCTCCGCATTTAGGGAGAAGCGCATTAGATGCAGTAGAGCTAATGAGCTCAGGTGTAAACTATCTTCGTGAGCATGTGATTCCAGAAGCAAGAATGCATTACGCAATTTTAAATGCTGGAGGGATTTCTCCAAATGTCGTGCAGCCTGTTGCAGAAGTAGTTCACTTAATTCGTGCGCCAATCATCAAACAAGCAGATGATATTTTCAAACGAGTAGTGAAAATTGCTGAAGGTGCTGCATTAATGACAGAAACAAAAATGGAAATGATTTTTGATGAGGGATGTTCTAACTATATTCCAAACCGTGCCCTTGAGAAAATTTTATACAATAGTTTGCTAGACTCTAGCGTTGAAGAGCCGACAGAGGAAGAAAATCAGTTTGCAAAACAAATTTGGGAATCCTTATCTGAAGTAGAACAAAACAGTTATCTAGAAAAAGCGAAATCTGCTGAAAATGCTAGTGATTATGAAGGAAAGTACTTAGCTGATTTTGTTTCTCCTTATCATCCTAAAGATGATGTTATGCCTGGATCTACAGATGTATCTGATGTAAGCTGGGTGGTTCCTACCGCACAATTACGCGCTGCCACTTCTGCACTAGGTACTCCTGGTCATTCTTGGCAGATGACTTCACAAGGGATCAGTAGCTTTGCGCATAAGGGAATGCTACGTGCCGCTGAAGCCATGGCGAAAACTGCTATCCATTTACTTCATCATGAAGATGACTTAGAAGCAGTGAAACGTGAATTCGAGGAATTTAAAGCGAAAAATCCTTATATCTGCCCAATTCCAAAAGATGCAAAACCATTGATGATTCATGAAAGAGCTTGA
- a CDS encoding VOC family protein has product MEKFHQKPNLYTDQVSLNVFNLEKAIQFYTEIIGFKVLEQTDQKANLTTDGETTLLALKQPKDVISKAGRTSGLYHFAILLPTRADLSVFLHHIIKTGYPLGAADHHVSEALYLTDPDGNGIEVYIDRPAIEWKWIDNKVHMVTDPLDGDGLLAESNAEWAGLPAKTIIGHIHLHVSDLKKAEEFYVNGLGFSIVSHYPQAIFISTGHYHHHIALNTWQGVGAPKAPQNMVGLNWYTIVFPDENIREQTMERLQKIGAAVSEEDGLFITKDPAGNHIHLVVK; this is encoded by the coding sequence ATGGAAAAATTTCACCAAAAACCGAATTTATATACAGATCAAGTGAGTTTAAATGTCTTTAATCTAGAAAAAGCCATTCAATTTTATACAGAGATTATCGGTTTTAAAGTACTGGAGCAAACAGATCAAAAGGCAAATTTAACAACAGATGGGGAAACTACATTATTGGCGTTAAAGCAGCCTAAAGATGTGATATCTAAAGCAGGAAGAACATCTGGTTTATATCATTTTGCGATATTATTACCAACACGAGCTGATTTGTCCGTCTTTTTACATCATATTATTAAAACTGGTTATCCATTAGGAGCTGCAGATCATCATGTGAGTGAAGCATTATACTTAACTGATCCGGATGGAAATGGAATTGAAGTTTATATTGATCGACCAGCAATAGAATGGAAATGGATTGATAATAAGGTACACATGGTTACAGACCCACTTGATGGAGATGGACTTTTAGCAGAAAGTAATGCAGAATGGGCAGGATTGCCAGCTAAAACTATTATAGGGCATATACATTTACATGTGTCTGACTTAAAGAAAGCAGAAGAATTTTATGTGAATGGATTAGGTTTCTCCATTGTTAGTCATTACCCGCAGGCTATCTTTATTTCTACTGGTCATTATCATCACCATATTGCATTAAATACTTGGCAAGGGGTAGGTGCACCAAAAGCCCCACAAAACATGGTTGGTCTTAACTGGTATACGATTGTATTTCCTGACGAGAATATAAGAGAACAAACAATGGAACGATTACAGAAAATAGGCGCTGCCGTTTCTGAAGAAGATGGATTATTTATTACCAAAGACCCGGCAGGAAATCATATTCATTTAGTTGTTAAGTAA
- a CDS encoding aminotransferase class I/II-fold pyridoxal phosphate-dependent enzyme, with translation MEIIPSKKMSIFSPAIFGKLKEAAKKKEANGGNIIDLSLGSPDLPPAEIIRKKLAEQSFLSTNYGYTLGGTAAFNEAVARYYERRSNVKLDSKTEVLQTMGSQEGLVHLPMAFCNEGDVVLTTNPAYIAYDTGIKLAGAVPFGMPLLEENNFLPDLDMIPEEIAEAAKLMILNLPGNPVPAMPNREFFEKVIAFAKQYNIMVLHDAAYSEYYFEGDAPHSFLETPGAKEVGMEINSLSKSFSLAGARIAYIVGNAKAIDILRELKTNLDYGTFAPIQEAAIVALDHAEEITEKLRAEFSERHRILMEGLGELGWSATPSKGGMFIWAKYPYAMDADAFAYKAIEQVGVVMVPGSEFGSQGAGYVRIALVQDQATLKQAIEQLKELKLS, from the coding sequence TTGGAGATCATACCTTCTAAAAAGATGTCGATATTTTCACCAGCCATCTTTGGTAAATTAAAGGAAGCTGCAAAAAAGAAAGAAGCAAATGGTGGAAATATAATTGACCTAAGCTTAGGAAGTCCAGATCTACCACCAGCAGAAATTATTCGTAAAAAATTAGCGGAACAAAGCTTTTTATCAACAAATTATGGCTATACGCTTGGTGGCACAGCAGCTTTTAATGAAGCTGTAGCTCGCTATTATGAACGCCGTTCTAATGTGAAACTAGATTCGAAAACAGAAGTTTTGCAGACTATGGGTTCACAGGAAGGCCTTGTTCATCTACCAATGGCATTTTGTAATGAGGGAGATGTTGTTTTAACAACAAATCCAGCTTATATTGCTTATGATACAGGGATTAAATTAGCGGGTGCAGTGCCGTTTGGAATGCCATTGTTGGAAGAAAATAATTTTCTGCCAGATTTAGATATGATACCTGAAGAAATTGCTGAAGCTGCAAAATTAATGATTTTAAACTTACCTGGAAATCCAGTGCCAGCAATGCCAAATAGAGAGTTTTTCGAGAAGGTTATTGCCTTTGCAAAACAGTATAATATTATGGTATTACATGATGCCGCTTATTCTGAATATTATTTTGAAGGAGATGCACCACATAGCTTTTTAGAAACACCAGGAGCAAAAGAAGTAGGGATGGAAATTAATTCTTTATCAAAAAGCTTTAGCTTAGCAGGTGCGAGAATTGCCTATATTGTTGGAAATGCTAAAGCAATTGATATTTTACGAGAATTAAAGACGAACTTAGATTATGGTACTTTTGCGCCGATTCAAGAAGCCGCAATAGTGGCTCTAGACCATGCAGAAGAAATAACGGAAAAGCTTCGAGCAGAGTTTTCAGAGCGCCATCGTATCTTGATGGAAGGGCTTGGGGAACTAGGTTGGAGTGCTACACCGTCCAAGGGCGGAATGTTTATTTGGGCAAAATATCCATATGCTATGGATGCTGATGCCTTCGCATATAAAGCTATTGAACAAGTTGGCGTTGTGATGGTGCCAGGGAGTGAGTTTGGCTCTCAAGGTGCAGGTTATGTGCGAATAGCTTTAGTGCAGGACCAAGCAACATTAAAACAAGCTATAGAGCAACTGAAGGAATTGAAGCTTTCATAA
- a CDS encoding ornithine cyclodeaminase family protein produces MRIYNAEDIEKIISMEDVIRIIENFYLQDSEVDIVIPERMIIGDGDNTSLLMPAYYDNYYGVKLVGVAPGNAAIGEATLHGTYVLSDRKTLKPLAVMDARTITALRTGAIGGLGMKYMAKDDAKIVGVIGTGDQGWSHLQAACAVRPIETALIYNRSEDRLQQYIEKAKVHFPQIEFKKADPKEILEQADIVITTTTSHEPVIPEITQIDLSGKHFAASGAFKPFMQEIPNYILGQADHLYVDTHMAFEESGELIQAKELGFTEDRVLDMEQMIKNGEQDKIKEGKTVFKSVGMGIFDVIAAKLIYEI; encoded by the coding sequence ATGCGAATTTACAATGCGGAAGATATAGAGAAAATCATTTCAATGGAAGACGTCATTCGTATCATAGAGAATTTTTATTTGCAGGATTCAGAAGTAGATATCGTTATACCAGAACGAATGATTATTGGCGATGGGGATAATACATCGCTGCTAATGCCAGCTTATTACGATAATTATTACGGTGTGAAATTAGTTGGTGTTGCTCCAGGTAATGCTGCAATAGGAGAAGCAACCTTGCATGGTACCTATGTGCTGAGTGATAGGAAGACACTAAAACCATTAGCGGTAATGGATGCACGTACAATTACAGCATTGCGTACCGGAGCAATAGGCGGCCTAGGTATGAAATATATGGCGAAAGATGATGCCAAAATAGTTGGTGTTATTGGAACAGGTGATCAGGGCTGGAGTCATTTACAGGCTGCTTGTGCAGTAAGACCAATAGAAACAGCATTGATTTATAACCGGAGTGAGGATAGACTTCAGCAATATATAGAAAAAGCTAAAGTACATTTCCCTCAGATCGAATTTAAAAAGGCAGATCCTAAAGAGATTCTAGAACAAGCGGATATTGTGATTACAACAACAACTTCACATGAGCCTGTTATTCCAGAAATAACACAGATAGATTTATCCGGGAAACATTTTGCTGCTTCAGGAGCGTTTAAGCCGTTTATGCAGGAAATTCCAAATTATATCCTTGGACAAGCCGACCATCTATATGTTGATACACATATGGCATTTGAGGAAAGTGGCGAGCTAATCCAAGCAAAAGAATTAGGTTTTACAGAAGACCGAGTCTTAGATATGGAACAGATGATTAAAAATGGGGAACAAGATAAAATTAAAGAAGGAAAGACTGTTTTTAAATCTGTAGGAATGGGAATTTTTGATGTTATTGCTGCAAAGCTAATCTATGAAATTTAA
- a CDS encoding M20 family metallopeptidase, with product MGDLLKDLYVEVDGLDNELVELRRDFHMHPELSFHEERTPEKVAAFLEELGIEVRRNVGGRGVVGTLVGGKPGKTIALRADFDALPIDDKKDVPYKSTVPGVMHACGHDGHTTALLGTAKVLAKHRDRIPGKVVFIHQFAEEVAPGGAKPMIEDGCLDGVDEIYGCHLQSTLPLGNFYYRDGYIQAAADKFIITIKGKGGHGAVPQETVDPIIIGSHVAINLQSIASRQVDPLKQIVLSIGSFKSGDAFNVIPETATLIGTVRTYDPEIRDLAEESMKRIATSVAEAHGAEADVNYERGYDALFNHTRETEIVRDTLVNVEGVNEVIETPPVMPGEDFSYYTQKVPGSFFFAGAKMPNEADVYPHHHERFDFDERIMPVVAKGFCAIILRAQQD from the coding sequence ATGGGAGATTTATTAAAAGATTTATATGTAGAAGTAGATGGTTTAGACAATGAATTAGTCGAGCTACGTCGTGATTTTCATATGCATCCAGAGCTTTCCTTCCATGAAGAGAGAACTCCAGAGAAAGTTGCAGCATTTTTAGAAGAATTAGGAATAGAAGTGCGCCGTAATGTTGGAGGACGAGGTGTTGTAGGTACATTAGTTGGAGGTAAGCCAGGTAAGACAATCGCTTTACGTGCCGATTTTGATGCGTTACCAATCGATGATAAAAAAGATGTTCCTTATAAGTCAACCGTACCAGGAGTAATGCATGCTTGTGGACATGATGGACACACTACTGCATTATTAGGAACTGCAAAAGTACTAGCAAAGCATAGAGATCGTATCCCAGGAAAAGTTGTATTTATTCACCAATTTGCAGAGGAAGTTGCGCCAGGTGGGGCAAAACCAATGATTGAAGATGGATGCTTAGACGGAGTAGATGAGATTTATGGATGCCACTTACAAAGCACTTTACCACTTGGTAATTTTTATTATCGTGATGGATATATTCAAGCGGCAGCGGATAAATTTATCATTACAATAAAAGGAAAAGGTGGACATGGTGCAGTTCCACAAGAAACAGTAGATCCAATTATTATCGGTTCTCATGTTGCTATTAACTTACAATCTATTGCAAGTCGTCAAGTAGATCCATTGAAGCAAATTGTTCTTTCTATTGGTTCTTTTAAATCAGGAGATGCCTTTAATGTTATTCCGGAAACAGCTACATTAATCGGTACAGTGCGTACTTATGATCCAGAGATTCGTGATTTAGCAGAAGAAAGCATGAAACGTATTGCAACATCTGTGGCAGAAGCACATGGTGCAGAAGCCGATGTTAATTATGAAAGAGGCTATGACGCATTATTTAACCATACAAGAGAAACAGAAATTGTACGTGATACCTTAGTAAATGTTGAAGGTGTAAACGAAGTAATTGAGACACCACCAGTAATGCCTGGGGAAGACTTCTCTTATTATACACAGAAAGTACCAGGTTCCTTCTTCTTTGCAGGAGCAAAAATGCCAAATGAAGCGGATGTATATCCACATCACCATGAACGCTTTGATTTTGATGAGCGCATTATGCCGGTAGTAGCAAAAGGTTTTTGTGCTATTATTTTAAGAGCACAACAGGACTAG
- a CDS encoding amidohydrolase family protein: MYDILIKNGHVIDGMNNPWTKLDVAIKDGKIAKMERNMQAEAKKVIDATGRVVTPGFIDPHVHSDLLCMKSEVHQIKLKQGVTTELLGQDGISVAPVSDETKPLWQSQLKGLNGDIGDWNWSSIEEYLQVLRKANLLGNVTYMVPHGNVRTLVMGWEKREATAEEIAKMCELVEIGMEQGAIGFSSGLVYPPNLFSATEELTEMCKVVAKYDGCFVVHMRNESFSILEAIDEMLHVARESGVRLHISHFKVMGVRNREYYPEALKKMEDARAEGIEVTFDQYPYTAGSTVLAAMLPPWMHEGGTVQMLERLKDPVSRQKAKQDIAESTEYENFVYNSGWDNVIVASVGSEKNKQIEGKSVAEIASLRGVDPADAGFDILIEEEGNVTMVAHWGNEEDMILAMKSPYFTVGSDSVFGGKPHPRLSGTQPRVLGRYVREQKVLRLEEAVHSMSGAVAQMMRLEKRGVLQPDYWADIVIFDPAAVADTATYEEPLNEPEGIDYVIVNGKICVASGECDLDGNGQVIVR, translated from the coding sequence ATGTATGATATTTTAATAAAAAATGGCCATGTCATTGATGGCATGAATAATCCTTGGACAAAGTTAGATGTAGCAATTAAAGATGGAAAAATTGCCAAAATGGAAAGAAATATGCAGGCAGAGGCGAAAAAGGTTATAGATGCGACTGGCCGTGTTGTGACACCTGGATTTATCGATCCACATGTACATTCTGATTTATTATGTATGAAATCAGAAGTGCATCAAATAAAATTAAAACAAGGAGTAACCACAGAATTATTAGGACAAGATGGCATATCTGTTGCTCCTGTGAGTGATGAAACAAAACCTTTATGGCAATCACAGTTAAAAGGGTTAAATGGAGATATAGGTGATTGGAACTGGTCAAGCATCGAGGAATATTTACAAGTACTCCGTAAAGCAAATTTATTAGGAAATGTTACATATATGGTGCCTCATGGAAATGTGCGTACATTAGTGATGGGCTGGGAAAAACGTGAAGCAACGGCAGAGGAAATTGCTAAAATGTGTGAGCTTGTTGAAATTGGTATGGAGCAGGGAGCGATTGGATTTTCTTCTGGTTTAGTATATCCACCGAATTTATTTTCGGCTACAGAAGAGCTAACAGAAATGTGTAAGGTTGTTGCAAAATATGATGGGTGTTTTGTTGTTCATATGCGTAATGAAAGCTTTTCTATTTTAGAGGCAATTGATGAGATGCTACATGTAGCACGTGAGTCAGGAGTTCGTTTGCATATTTCACATTTTAAAGTAATGGGCGTACGTAATCGAGAATACTATCCAGAAGCACTTAAGAAGATGGAAGATGCTCGTGCAGAAGGCATAGAAGTTACCTTTGATCAATATCCATATACAGCGGGATCTACTGTGTTAGCTGCGATGTTACCACCTTGGATGCATGAAGGCGGAACGGTTCAGATGTTGGAGCGTCTTAAGGATCCAGTATCTCGTCAAAAAGCAAAGCAAGATATTGCAGAAAGTACAGAATACGAGAATTTTGTATATAACAGTGGTTGGGATAATGTCATTGTTGCGTCAGTAGGAAGTGAAAAGAATAAACAAATTGAAGGGAAAAGCGTTGCAGAAATTGCATCATTACGTGGTGTAGATCCAGCAGATGCAGGCTTTGACATTCTAATTGAAGAAGAAGGAAATGTAACGATGGTTGCTCATTGGGGAAATGAGGAAGATATGATACTTGCAATGAAGAGTCCATATTTTACAGTAGGCTCTGACAGCGTTTTTGGTGGAAAACCACATCCACGTTTATCTGGAACTCAGCCAAGAGTTTTAGGGCGTTATGTAAGGGAGCAAAAGGTATTGCGTTTAGAAGAGGCAGTCCATAGCATGTCAGGTGCTGTTGCACAAATGATGCGTCTTGAAAAACGCGGGGTGCTACAGCCAGACTACTGGGCAGATATTGTTATTTTTGATCCAGCGGCAGTAGCGGATACAGCAACATATGAAGAACCTCTGAACGAACCAGAAGGTATTGATTATGTAATTGTAAATGGGAAAATTTGTGTAGCTTCTGGCGAATGTGATTTAGATGGAAATGGTCAAGTGATTGTAAGATAG